The Quercus lobata isolate SW786 chromosome 9, ValleyOak3.0 Primary Assembly, whole genome shotgun sequence region GAAATCCAACCCACCCTTTTCCTTTGGTGAGCACATTTTTTCCCAACCAGCCTCTTGTTGTTTTGAATTATGTTGAATgcttggagtttttttttttttgggagaaaatatcaaaaaaaaaaaaattattaagataaTTGAATCCAAAACATAGCATTTTCCAAAACAATGGTAAATTATTAAGCGGACAAATTCCTCTAACCCAAgaccaaataaaattattaaaccacATTTCACCATAGTTTTACAATAATGTATGTATTATATTGAGTTCACAAGTCACAAACaacccccccccctctctctctctctctctctctctctcacaacagcactaaattgaagaaaaaaaaattgacatcatcttttattgtgttgaaataGCATAAAGAAGTCATAAACACAAAAAGTCTCTCTTAATAAATTGGTGAGGAAATCTGATGTATGGGATATGGAATTTGGAATGTGAAATCTAAAGGGTGCACGGTAACTAGTCAATGGGGTGGTACCAATTTGTGACCATGTGAGACATTAACCTTGGAGTCTAGTCACCTCTTGAGTCGAGCTAGGTCACGATGGTGTTGTTGACAAAGAAGTAGCACatagaggaagaaagaggaaaaaaattattttatttttacttaaaaaaaatacagacCTGCGATaaaacaaatctcaaaatttaaaataaatcaactaacaattttaaaatacatgcatttattattaataacatGAGTTGGGTCGGATCACTGAAGTTAAATATTTTACATCCCAAATTTAATCCAATCTGAGTTTCCAAAAGATTTAAAATCCAATCCTACCCAACCCATCATTCCAATATAGTTTACTTGATTCAAAGAAACATTTAATGGTATCTTGGCATGAATCTCTTCATCTCAAACAACACACTAAGCCGACTGTAAAAAAATGGGCATTAAAGCCACTAAGGCCTAGAGCTTTCTcatcattaaaagaaaatattttggattttttatttaatctcCCTCAGTATTTGAGAAGTAGCTAGGTATTTGGTAGTTAAAAGCCATTTTACTGATTTGCTCCATATCTTCATTCTTGTTGCCTGCCACATCAATAAGACATTTGATAGTATTTCTTGTAGTTCTGACCTTCAACACTCTTATTTAAGAGGCATTATGATCCCCAAATGGCTGCTGCCAACATAATTGTGGCATTAGTTTGTAAAAGGAGCTTGAATTGGCTTCCTTCTGGGTTTCGAGTCTCATTATTTGTACTCTTAATGTTTTATACATTTCTTGTTTTCCTTGGCATCTCCCATTGTGGTCGCTAATTTGTTTgttcaatgaaaaaaattgtgattcaAAGTAGCTTTAAGGCTAAATCTTGCTCTAACCCACAAGGCGGTCTTGAGGATGTATATGACTTCGTGTTTAAGGGTTATGGGTCCAGAAATGCCTAAACGAAGAGGACTTTATCTGGGTGTAATTGCATAACGTAAGTTCAATGGTCATAGCGTGTGAAATTAAACTATTCGAAGTTGGGTTGCTTTAATTATGTTAACTGTAGCTAAGTGCAAAATATAACTCAAATGTATTCGAGGTTAAAtagatatgaaaaattattgaatactttgGAAGTATCAAAAATGCATATTCTCCCTCTCACATTAATCGAGGGTctcactataaatttaattagtgagatttataattatatgagAAGAAGGAATATACATTTATGGCTGTGAATAACAACTAAGTAATAAATTCGAAGCTAGGATAAACTACTACGAgaaaagatataaaattaattagaaagAAACTTGCACTAATAACCTAACCAAACAACTCGTTGAACACTGGTTTTTCAATGAGAGAAAAATGATGGTAGCATCACTAATTTTCTTGTAGGATAATACAAAGTAGTAATTGATTACATTTCTGAGCAAGAATTAAACCTTTGCACATTTtataaggttaaaaaaaataataaaaacttctttctaACATTACCTTCTCTCTGTGTGATTTCAGGGTTGACTGGTACTATATATAAATTGGataacaaaaaaggaaaataagaaaaattcaaattccagTACCTATCTTTAGCCAGCGTTGACCATTTGATTTGAATGTTCAAAGGTTGGCTGATCGATGGAAGTTAATTTTTGACCCAAAGGATGCAAATCCAAGTTTTCTCACAAGCAAGGTTTTCCAGTCCAATTCATAGATGCAATCTGCTCTAATACTCATGGTTGAGCTAATTGAGCCTTCATCTCTCTTTTGATATACTCCGCCAAGATCTAAAAGACTCATGACTAAGTGGCAATGGCCTGTCTCGTATTCTAGGAATATCAATGTCACCCTCTAACATTTTAAGGGCCTCAGCTATAGTAGGCCTAAAAGCCACCATAACATGAGCACAAAGTATTCCAACTTGAACAAACCTTTCCATGATCCCTTTTGGCCCTTCTTCTCTTATTGACTCATCAAAAATTTCTTCCACATTTCCTGATTTTGCATGCATCCAAGCCCAATCTGTGATCAATAGTATTGAGGAATTTGATGTGTCCAGTGCTTTCCTTCCACTCATGATCTCTAGAATTACAATCCCAAAGCTATACACATCGCTCTTCTCTGTTAGTTGCCCATAGAGAGCATACTCAGGTGCTAAGTAACCATGTGTGCCAGCAACCCTTGTGGTTAAATGAGACTGACCTTCACTATTTTGCTTTGCCAAACCAAAATCTGCCACTCTAGCCTTCATTGCAGAGTCCAAAAGTATGTTGGTGGGCTTTATGTCTCGGTGATAAATGGCAGGTTTGATTCCATAATGCAAGTAAGCAAGCCCTTTGGCCACATCAAGAATTATATTCTTACGCTGAGGCCATGTTAATCTCTCCCTACATATAAACAATTGATCACCAAGGTTACCATTTGACATGAAATCATAAACTAAAAACCTGCTCTTACCTTTCAGATTATCGCTTGTAACGCAACAACCTCGAAGAGCAAGAAGGTTTCTATGCCTTATTTTGCTAATGATCTCAACCTCATTACAAAAGTCTTCATCCCCTGTTGACTCCAAATCAAGAATTTGTTTCACCGCTACCAAAGTCCCATCTGAAAGAGTTCCTTTGTAGACAACCCCATATGCACCTTGACCAATCAAATTTCTCTGAGAAAATCCATCTGTGGCTTGTTCAAGCTCCGATACACGAAACCATTTTGCACCTGCGTTGGGCAACACACTACTTTTGACACTGCTTACATATTCTTCATGCACATcgttttgcctctctttcttgtCCCATCTCCTATACAAGATGATCACTCCTAAAGCAAGCAAAACTCCAACAAGAGCACCCAATAACCCAAAAATCAACTTTAATTGAGTTGTTCTACTCAAATGGTTCCCTGACTTATTTGATGCAGAGCTAGACAATGGTATGCCCAGTATGCAATAAGCAGTCCTGACATCCTTTGGACCAAACTCATTAACAATTCCTGCAGCATATATGACTGTGAAGTAGAAGCATTTCTGTGTGTTATTTGGGTCAAAATTGGCCAACTGGGAATTCACTTGCTTGCCAGCATCAACGCATGAACCACATCTGATCAGCCCTGTCATGTCTCCTTGGCAAGATGAATCCAGTTGTGTTGTCCCATTAAGCCTTTGGTTCCAATCTTGGATTGTTATGATTCCAGCACACTGTGAAGCATTAGCAACAAAATTTGTTGCACTTCCAAAGCATTGTGGGACTAAAGAAGGCTGGATTGACAAAGCTTCAAGCTTGGTTTGGAAATTGGAAAggcaagaagaagaagaagctaaatCAGGAAGTTGGAACCTAGAGGTGTCTTTGAGGTGTTGGGCTAGTCCTATGCCAATGAGGCTAAGAAGGGTCTGGCAACAGTGAGTCCCATTCGGATCACGGGCCTCACGGCACATTGTAGTGTTCCATGGGAACGTTTCAACGTAGCTAAAATCTATGGGGCATGAAGAAGTGGCTGAATCAATGAAAAAattggtgaagaagaagaggaagagaagggAAGAGAACGTGAGGGACTTGCCCATATTCTCAAACATTGAAAGATTGGTGTTAGGACAAGTTAGACTCGTCTCGTATTATAGAGTGGAGTTCTGGGAAGTAAACTATGATGGCTGGCTGCCTGTAGTTTAGTCAAGAAAGCATGTTTGGTTTTGTGTGTTCTCTTGGATCACCTTCTACCAAATAAATAAGAATGTAAGTAATTTCGGTCAAACACTGTACAAACTAAGCTAAtgtcattctcaaaaaaaaaaaaaaaactaagctaatgcgctttctcaaaaaaaaataaaaaagaaacaaaacaaaacaaaacacgaAGATAATATATGTGGATGTGCCATTCTTTGGTAAGCTGAGATTACCCTTTTTAGCAGTTGCTACAACTATTTGTCTTCAGAATCTTCACAATGGTCCTTGGGTCAACATTGACCTATCAACCCACCGGCCAATGAAGTTTCTATCAAAGTTTGTGTTAAAGCATAGAATATCTTGTAGATATTAGTTTAGTAGTGCTGTATTGTAGTTTTGTATATAGAAATGCTAGTTTGTATATAACAGTGCTAAGCAACAGTAACATAGAGTTGTAGTGCAATGGTGTCGTTTATAGAGCACACTTAGTTAGTTAGGTATCTGCCACTTGTCATGTTTGTATTGGTTGACTTGATTGTTGGTTAGATGGTTACTCTGTTTCTGACATATAAGGGAGCAAAGTCAAACATTTATATATACGAAATCATTCACAACaatttccctctctttctctttctctctctatgtgTGATTCCACCATTGTAGGACCTTCAAGCTTGTGTGTGATTTCAACAGGGTATCATAGCTGAACTGATTCAAGAGAATCTTCAAATTTTGGTATTCTCTGAATTTTAGTTCAATCCCTTTCATTCCTTAGTGCTTTTCTCTGAATCAAGTGGGTCAtattgttcttgatttttgttaaATCAAGTTGATCGTATTGTTCTTGATTCCTGCGCTGAgttttcttctccaaatcaGGATTTTCTTTCTGTGCTTGATAGCAACTCGAAAATCTTGATTTCTTCTGTATAGGCAAATTGAAATTCCTATTACTAgggtttttcaattttgtgtttccttctatatatatattggcaaaTTGAAACTTTCTTTGTTAGGGTTTTCAATTACCAATTTGTGATTGCTGTTTTCCTTTCATCAATATCTTGAATTGAGTTGTTTTTCTCAAGAATCTTGGTTTCTAGCTTGTTAGCTTCTGTTTGCAATCTGAATCTTGATCAATTTTCTTCTGCTGGATAATTCTTGTTAAGTATGACTGAAAGTGCTTCTAGTGCTTCTGTTCCTACTGTCCAGCCTTGGGAAAATGCATCGAGTCCATTTTTCTTGTCTAGTGGAGATAACCTTGGTGTTTCCCTTGTGGTTCAACATCTCACTGAGGAGAATTACAGTACCTAGAGTAGAGTAGTCGTTATATCATTGGATGCTAAGACTAAACTAGGGTTCATTGATGGCTCAGTTCCTAAGCCTCAATCCATTGACCATCCTTTGTACACAACTTGGTGTAAATGTAACTGCACAATATTAGCTTGGTTGTTCAATTTTGTTTCTAAGGATTTACAACCAAGCATGGGGTATTTCAAAATAGCAAGAGAGGTCTGGCTTGATCTACAATACAAGTATGGACAAGGCAATGGTCCTAGAATCTTCAAATTAAGGAAGGAAGTTAGCTTTTTGACTTAAGAGGATTTAAGTATCAATGCTTATTATACCAATTTTAAGGGTCTTTGGGATGAATTTTCCAACTTTAGAACCTGTACTTGTGGTCACCATGTGGAGGATTGTACCATGTCATTCTTGATGGGTCTGAATGAGATTTATGGTGCA contains the following coding sequences:
- the LOC115960901 gene encoding probable receptor-like protein kinase At1g11050; this encodes MFENMGKSLTFSSLLFLFFFTNFFIDSATSSCPIDFSYVETFPWNTTMCREARDPNGTHCCQTLLSLIGIGLAQHLKDTSRFQLPDLASSSSCLSNFQTKLEALSIQPSLVPQCFGSATNFVANASQCAGIITIQDWNQRLNGTTQLDSSCQGDMTGLIRCGSCVDAGKQVNSQLANFDPNNTQKCFYFTVIYAAGIVNEFGPKDVRTAYCILGIPLSSSASNKSGNHLSRTTQLKLIFGLLGALVGVLLALGVIILYRRWDKKERQNDVHEEYVSSVKSSVLPNAGAKWFRVSELEQATDGFSQRNLIGQGAYGVVYKGTLSDGTLVAVKQILDLESTGDEDFCNEVEIISKIRHRNLLALRGCCVTSDNLKGKSRFLVYDFMSNGNLGDQLFICRERLTWPQRKNIILDVAKGLAYLHYGIKPAIYHRDIKPTNILLDSAMKARVADFGLAKQNSEGQSHLTTRVAGTHGYLAPEYALYGQLTEKSDVYSFGIVILEIMSGRKALDTSNSSILLITDWAWMHAKSGNVEEIFDESIREEGPKGIMERFVQVGILCAHVMVAFRPTIAEALKMLEGDIDIPRIRDRPLPLSHESFRSWRSISKER